In the genome of Archangium lipolyticum, the window TGGCCAGGTTGGAGCTCCAGATGACCAGGTTGGCGTGGTCGAACCCCGAGGTGTCGAACTGGGGCGAGGCCTCGACGACCTCATGGCCCAGCTCCAGACACAGCCGCGCCGCGTCCTCCACGGCCGTCACGCACTCGGGGCTGACGGGCACTCCGGTCGGGGGCACCCGGGAGAGGGCGATGCGGAGGCGTCCCGGCTCGCGCTCCAGCTCCTTCAGGTAGGGACGCTCGGGCGCTTGAATCTGGTACGGCTCTCCCGCGTCCGGGCCCGCCGTGGCGTCGAGCATGGCCGCGCTGTCGCGCACCGAGCGGGAGACGACGTGCTCGATGCCCAGCCCGTTCAACCCATCGGACATGTCCGGTCCGAGGGGCGTGCGGCCCCTCGTGGGCTTGAGGCCGAAGACGCCGCACAGCGAGGCCGGGATGCGGATGGAGCCGCCTCCATCGTTGGCGTGCGCGAGGGGGACGATGCCGGCCACCACGGCCGCCGCCGCGCCTCCGCTGGAGCCGCCGGTGCTGTACTCCGGATTCCACGGGTTGCGCGAGGGCCCGTGGAGCAGCGGCTCGGTGGTGATGTTGAAGGCCATCTCGGGGGTGTTGGTGCGGCCCACGGGGACGATGCCCGCTCGGCGGAAGCGGGCCATCAGCTCGGAGTCGTAGGGCATGACGAGCCCCTGGGCGAGCCGGCTGCCCATCTCACACGGGAGCTGGGCGGCGTGGAGGACGGCGTCCTTGATGAGGAAGGGTACTCCGGTGAAAGGCCCGCGAGGCAGACCTCGCGCGAGCGTGGCCTTCGCCTCGTCCACCAGGGGGGAGATGACGGCGTTGATGCGCGGGTTCACGTGCTCGATGGCCGCGAGCGCGGTCTCGACGAGCTCCCCGGGGGTCACCTGTTCGCCGCGCACGAGCTCCGCCAGTCCGAGTCCGTCGTACTGTGTGTATTCGTTCAGCTTCATGGCCTGGGGTTTCCTTTCGCGAGTGCCCGGGGATTCAGCTGAGCCCGAAGGGCGGGCCGGGCGCCAGAGGGGGTGCCGTATTGAAACGCGCGGGCTACCTTGGGTCGAAGGTGTGGCACCCTGCCCGGCCTTCACGCTCTCCCTGTGTGGTGCGAATGCGCAGACTCCGCGGTCATCCCTCTCCAGAGACTTCAGGCGACACGAGGACGGGGTTCGTCCGGGTACGGGGGGCGCGCGAGCACAACCTGAAGAACGTGGACGTGGAAATCCCCCGGGACGCGCTGGTCGTCTTCACGGGGGTGTCCGGGTCGGGCAAGTCCTCGCTGGCCTTCGGGACGCTCTACGCGGAGGCGCAGCGGCGGTACTTCGAGTCCGTGGCGCCGTACGCCAGGCGGCTGATCGACCAGGCAGGCGTACCCGAGGTGGATTCCATCGACGGACTGCCCCCGGCGGTGGCCCTGCAACAGCACCGGGGCGCGCCCACGACCCGCTCGTCGGTGGGGAGCGTGACGACGATCGCGAACTCGCTGCGCCTCCTGTACTCGCGAGCGGGGACGTACCCGCCGAACCAGCCGCACCTGGACTCGGACGCGTTCTCGCCGAACACCCCGGCGGGGGCGTGTCCGAACTGCCATGGATTGGGCCGGGTGTACGAGGTGACCGAGCGCTCGATGGTGCCGGATGACTCGTTGACCATCCGAGAGCGGGCGGTGGCGGCGTGGCCGCCAGCGTGGCACGGGCAGAACCTGCGCGACATCCTGGTGACGCTCGGTTACGACGTGGACCGCCCCTGGCGGGAGCTGCCGCAGAAGGACCGGGAGTGGATCCTCTTCACGGAGGAGCAGCCGACGGTGCCGGTGTACGCGGGCTTCACGCCAGCGGAGACGCGGCGAGCGCTCAAGCGCAAGGAACCGCCCAGCTACATGGGGACGTTCACGAGCGCCAGGAAGTACGTGTTGCAGACGTTCGCCACGACGCAGAGCGCGCTGATGAAGAAGCGCGTGTCGCAGTACATGGTGAGCGGGGAGTGCCGGCTGTGCCAGGGCAAGCGGCTGCGGCGCGAGTCGCTGTCCGTGACGTTCG includes:
- a CDS encoding amidase; translated protein: MKLNEYTQYDGLGLAELVRGEQVTPGELVETALAAIEHVNPRINAVISPLVDEAKATLARGLPRGPFTGVPFLIKDAVLHAAQLPCEMGSRLAQGLVMPYDSELMARFRRAGIVPVGRTNTPEMAFNITTEPLLHGPSRNPWNPEYSTGGSSGGAAAAVVAGIVPLAHANDGGGSIRIPASLCGVFGLKPTRGRTPLGPDMSDGLNGLGIEHVVSRSVRDSAAMLDATAGPDAGEPYQIQAPERPYLKELEREPGRLRIALSRVPPTGVPVSPECVTAVEDAARLCLELGHEVVEASPQFDTSGFDHANLVIWSSNLAIWVEGMAAATGRSPEATLEATTWATVQYGRGLKATDLQLAFATMNQISRAVGRFFTNYDLLLTPTVAVPPYKLGVVDANVPMTAEEWVKRIFSFCPFTALFNFTGQPAMSVPLYWSEGLPIGVQFAGRMGDEATLFRLAAQLERARPWAARRPPIHAAL